Proteins encoded in a region of the Acidobacteriota bacterium genome:
- a CDS encoding carbamoyltransferase C-terminal domain-containing protein: VREEKRRGGTSSSEASEDDSGLPAGFQRLRQVRSEIPAVTHVDGSARVQTVDHRRNPRFYRLLQAFEEQTGCPVLINTSFNVRGEPIVATPEDAYRCFMATDMDVLVLGGYVLRKEEQPAAAAVDRRQHLSQFALD, encoded by the coding sequence CGGTGAGAGAGGAAAAGCGGCGCGGAGGAACCAGCTCCTCGGAGGCCTCCGAGGACGATTCGGGCCTCCCGGCGGGCTTCCAGCGGCTGCGGCAGGTGCGCTCCGAGATCCCGGCGGTAACCCATGTCGACGGCTCGGCGAGGGTGCAAACCGTCGACCACCGGCGCAACCCGCGCTTCTACCGCCTGCTCCAAGCCTTCGAAGAGCAGACCGGCTGTCCGGTATTGATCAACACCAGCTTCAACGTCCGCGGCGAGCCCATCGTGGCCACCCCGGAGGATGCGTACCGCTGCTTCATGGCCACCGACATGGATGTCCTGGTGCTGGGAGGATATGTGCTGCGCAAGGAAGAGCAACCCGCCGCCGCCGCCGTGGACCGCCGGCAGCACCTGTCCCAATTCGCCCTGGACTGA